ttttttatattcacttTCCTTTATTTGCTGCAGCTGCACTGTACTTCACTCTTCCCTAGAAGGTGTACGTGTAAATCCTAATCAATAAATGGGCTTTGTTTGTATCACatataaattgtacaaaaacctATCCTACCACAAGGAATGCATTTACttaacacactttttcctctttccgcgctttttttttgactgCATTTCGCCTTTTTGCTATTTACTTCCattgtcttttttcttcttttaataacGAATGTATAAATGTGTATTTTATCGTTTCAATATAACGACAAACGTACACACacgatttttgtttataatttacaGCAAAATTACGCGTTTATGCTGCAAAAAAGAGTTAACTCCAAACGACCGAAATGTCAACTGCTAGGGAGTCTTTcagtatgtttgtttttttttgtttgtttcttcttttcgttcgAGAACACAGTTAGATAGTTGTTAGACATTGTTGGGAGAAGTAGAAGGGTGCTGGATGCCGGTGAAGCTAACGTGCTTTAGTTAATAAGTGAACATGTTTGCCGTTcgggttttgttggttgtCGGGTTGACCAGtcgagatttttgttttgttttgttttcctgtttgtacacaactttcactttcactatCCACCATATTTTGCAAATGTGCAAATTTCGCAATCTTTGGAGGACTAAAGTATTGTACAAAAATATACTAACGCTTCCGCTTTTTGGGGCACGCCGCCCGTTTCGAATTTGCTTTGCAAGCTACTAGAACTTTCAGACATTCATTATTTATCGAGTTTGCGCCCAATGTTGGGCCATTAGACGCAGGGAATACAACCGCTTACATTATTTGTGACCAAACCATACTCAAGTACATATTCACTTAGTCACAGGGAAGGGAGTGGTGGTGGGGGAGGGCTTCGGGGATGAAGTAACACGATCGATACGTCCACAGaggaaatcaaaaaattcatccatcCAGGTTAATCGCTAACATATTATCAAGGGATCTGTAAGTTAGTCTTTTAGGGTCTTCCCACTTCTTTTGTGCACCGGCGGCTTCTTGGTACATTCTATACCGGGAAGGGACAAATGCGCCATCGCTTCGAATACTTAATTTCCTCATGTATACACTACGTTTATATCACAATCAAAAACTCAAATACATAATAGCGTAACTACTGGCCTGGTTGTGTCGGGTGTGCTTCTGGCTTTATGCTCCGACACTGCATTTGTAGGGTGAGGCCATCCGTACAATTCACGCATGCCAGTGCTTAATTTGTGTGTATTGTGCGCTACAATTATTGTTCAACAGCTAGCAATTTCACTTTACGCTAAACGAACAATTCCCTAGGTGTGTTTCGCTAACGAGCAAAAACAAGACACttgctgttttgttctttgtaTGCGTGTGCGTCCTGTGTGCTCTAAAACTAAACCACGCAATCGTCCACGTTCGTGGTGATCGACGCGAATCGAGTATATTGATAAGCCCCGGGTTACTAATATTTGTTCTTGCTTTCACTATTGCTTAATGATGCCAATTGTGATtatactttccttttttgttccattagcattttgttttatgtatctTTGTGTTGAATATGAATGCAGAAAACCCATTTCATTATTCGAGACATCATTTCAAGGGagtaaataaaaccattttctaACTTATGCTTCCGAAACTGTCGCCAAACTACATTTTAAACAGTTGAATGGGAGAGAAATGATAATACTGCGCCACTGCACTAGCACTGAAATTAAATACTGTTTTCGAAGAATGGTTCTACCCAttccgttccatttttttcacacTGATCTCTATAAGAAGTGAAAGTGTAAAGTAAACTACTATTCCAATTTCCACATGTCGTTGCCACCCTCTCGCAAGTGAGCAGTCTAATCGTAATACATTTACATCAAGCAGCACCATTACCCGATCTAACCACTGGGCACTGGTTATCCGCGGCAATCCGAAAATACACACGTCGTTTAAGCAAGAACACTTTGGTGATGTAAACTAATctccaaaatttcatttaaataatacGAGATAATGAGACACGGAAACGGTATCGTCAAACTAGGATAAAATTATACTCTACACTGGAAAAATTGCACTGTGTTTGTGGCTGTGTGCTGTATCGCTTCGTTTGTTCGGCAAAGGATAGCGACTAAAAACAATAGGAACCGATCGGTATAGTACTgtgatgttaaaaaataataggaAAATGCCACACTTCACGCCTTAATTTTCATGACTACCATCGATGAGCGATTCGTGCTGCTCCTCTAGGTCCGGTATTCGTACGACATTCGCTTTCCGGCAGTTCCACAACCGTCGGTACATTAGTTTGCCAAATTTAAGCAGTGGATCACAGTCGTCAAATTTTACCAGAAACGCGACTAGCACCAGCGACAGGAACATGGGTAGGGAGCCGAGATAGAACAGCAGCGGATACGTTTTGCCGTGCAGCACCATATCGAATAGCATTGCGAGCGGTATCTGTAGCGATATTGCGACCGTACCGATAAGGGATGACGTTAAAAAGCAGCCCCTGCAAACAAGAAGAGTAAACAATTGGTCATCAGAAAGTTAAACAATGAATTCGTAACGTTCGTCGCCTTACCAAAGCCACAACGCCTCCGACAGCACCGTTCCGATCAGTCCGTTCAGGAAAAGTACAATAAACTGCCGTCTCGACGGTAGCTCAAATACTTCGAGCTGGGAAAAATTCAACACGAATAAAAGTGgccacaacagcaacagattCCACAGCCCTACAAAGCCAAAGAAGAGTGGGATGCTTATCTTTTCTTCGGTGTCGCTTTTACGCTTGACTAGCACCAGATAGGACGCGTAGAAGAATGCACTCAGCAGTGCCAGAACGATACCGCGCGACATTTTTGGCTCATCTATTTCCGACATCGAAACCATCACCTGTCCATAATTGATGAAGATGAATAAAAGGGGAATTAATGAATTTAAcgaactcatttttgtttgtgcaaatgAATCACTTACCGCACCAGAAATGCTCAGAAGCACGGCGAAACATTTCGAGAAGGTAAATTTATCACCACACGACGAAGGGAACATGGCGGCAAGAATGAGCGTGAAAAAGCTCGAGCTAGAACTGAGCAGCGTTACCATCGCCGTTTCACTCGGCTCCAGTGCCAGCTGGAACATATAGTTGGCAATAAACCactgaaagggaaaaaaaatccccagcCCCGAAAAGGAAGGGAAAGCAATCGGGTCGTTAGCTTAATTGCGTTGCCAGAAAACCAACATCCGGACGGGCTTACCAGCACGCAAAACAGCAAAGCAGTTCGGGCCGTTTTGTGGTGTGATTTTTGCCGATGAACTCGCAGACTGGCGGCGTACGAGAGTCGCGACATCAGAGCCTCAGACGCTTCGTGCGGTGACATTTCGCGAACTTCGGCCACCTTGCTGAACCGCACGCTTCGTATGCTGGAGTCATCACTTTCCGTACCGGACACTTGCGAGTCCGTTTTGATGGGTACAAACGAAGAATCGCTCtgtgggaaaaaaggaagaaaggtaCCCTTGTATAATGGTCGCGGTTGTGGGGGGAagatttttcgttttgctttcgattcTTACCAAACTAGATGTCCCATTGGCATAGTATCCTTCGTCCTCCTCGATCGTATCCATCAGCTGCGAATGGGCGCGTGGACAGAAAGTCGTTAATCTTTATTCACGATGCAGTGCCTTTATGGCATCGCGGGGAGTTAGGTCGATTGCTTACCGAATAGTTGCCATTTCGGGCACAACTCTCCTTCCATGGTGCTATCAAACCGAGCACTATCAAGTATATGGTGAACATCGATGCCTTGAAGTAGGTGCAGAAGAACGGTTTGTCGtagttttcattttcgtaCAAGAACTAGAACGAAAACGGGAGGAAAAGCGTAATGAATGGTAAGCTTAACTTATTGGTAATGCCACCATAAGTAAGACACAGGGCTAATTAAAGGGTTCTGGTGCTACCGACCTTGGTTAGTTCGCTCGACGAAACCCATATAATATCGACCAGCACCAGTAACACTATTCCGAGCACTAgcttttgtgctttgtttagCATGTTTTCCACTGTGTTACCCACCACGTGTGACCACGTGGTATCGTTTTGGGTTGCGATCGGTGAATAATGGCACTGTTTCACCACCCCCCGCGATACGGTGCAATCGTTCCGAAACTGGCCGAAGTGGTTTTACTTATTAAAAGCAGTTTCTGTGCGTCCTTGGGTAAATGGGATTAACGCGCTTTTCTACGCACATACTTCATTTCCGTTGGCGgcttatttaaaaattcctgtattattatttaataattggGTCCCCTGTGAATGGAATCGAAATAGATGATAGTGTTAATAATGAGCATAAGGTACTATATTTACATTATAATGTGTTCTTCCTCTATGGTAGATAACATGCATGAATGTTATAAACACTGTTCcagaatatttttgttaaatcgTTAACTTAACACCAAACAACCTCTCATTGTACCCGTCAAGTGTTAGTTTGCAGTTCATCGCATCAATCCGTTTCGGTGGATCAAAGTAACCATATGTTCACAGTTTTCCTCGTTGCGCATCATttttacacactttttttagaagaacaaaacgtaatcaaaataaaattacgacacatttttcatcaaaagttTTACGATTCCAATTTACGGTAGCATCCTAAACCAACATTGAAATCGTAACGGGTTCATAATAATTACCCGGCATTTGCACTTTTTCGTGTTACGTTCTTTCATGACCCTTTTGCCAACATGGTTACCACCAGCTGAACCACCAATACACCCGGTACCCAGGGCTATCAGCAACACGCTCAGCAATTTCGTTTGTTCAAACGCCAAAACCGAGCCTTTCAGTTGGAAATTCATACACTATTTGCACTTTTCATCTCGGGTGGATCTTTCCCACCCGCAATCAGCAACACCCAAGGGGATGATACCAATGTAAACTTTGACGAGCAAATTACACTCATTCAGTTTGTCACTATCGTCTTGTTGTTTTCACTGTCTCGTCGAGCCCGCAAAGTTAGCCCACTGTTTGTGTCGACCGAGAATCCGTGACCGTTGCCGTTTCGCGTATTGTTCGTCTTTTCTGGAGGACACTAATTTATGTCCCATATGAATGACAGCAAACAAAGATTCCTTCCCTCCCGGAGAACAGAGAGACAAGCTGTTGTGTGctaggcaagaaaaaaaaagcgcagtATGTTTAAGACGTGAATAACGGGGCGCTGTGTGTATTGTCGTTCCTAAACGATTATCGTTCTCTGACCGCTTTTTACGACTGGCGTCATCGTGACGTATGGTTGATGCTCCAACGAATTCAGTAAAACCGTGGAATGTTTACTCTCGTGACGTAGCTTCTTCTCAGAACAACACAACGCATACAGTTCTGCTCGCGGCGAGCCAATGAACTTCGCTGATAAAGGGCCGGCCCTGGGCCCCAGCGGCAATGGATTCGACCCCCCATTCCAATTACCCATGGGAATGGACGATGCACGTAGCAAACGATATCCCGTAACGATATTACATCGATTGATGATAGCCCGCAGGAAAGGGAACTATGGTTTGCAATAGTAACTAATCTGGTACAATACGAAACCTTCGCGGATGCCTTCAGTGCGGTGCTAAAAGAAAGTGTAAATAAAACCCATCGTTCCGAAGTACAAAACACTGCCGTAAAGATACGGGACACCATCGACCGTGGTACGACCAAAAACAGTAAGTACGATTAGTTGAGTGATGAATTTTATCGAAAGAACAGCGTAACGACGAACCTTTGGTTAAACTTTATCATAAAACAATACACTGGGACACTTGTACGAACGATTTAACACCTAAAAACCGGGCGAATTGTGCGACCGATGAGAATTATtgttacttttcttttgttgttgaaatttcATTCCCGATCTGCAATGTCAGTGCGAAAGAGAGCGCACTGGTCGGTTTACAATACATGCTTGAAAGGCTGAGATGAGATCAGCAGTTGAAATGGAGGAATTTGATTTCTACGATTTCACATCACAACTAAAACAGCTCGGAAGCAAAGTGAGAAGCTTAAGTAAAGTAAGAAACTTATGTagcattttatatattttaatactaTTAAAAACCTCACGAAAAGTAGAAAAGAATCTTAACGTGAAAGCCCAACCgacaaaaaacgcttaaaacgcttagcAACCGACGTCGAAACGACGTCGTTTCGACGTCGAAGGGAAGTACTTTTTCGACGAATATTGTACGTTTATAGTGTCGAGTTCAAAACTTgacgaaatgagaaaaaaatatactcaTCCCCCCACCCCACCCCACCCCTTATGCTCACTCTCACGCTCCTCACTCTGCTTACTCATTCTCCTGCACCTACGCctgttatgttatttttaactctAACTAAAACTTTTTCTATATATTCCTATCTTGTGTTTCATATTGGATTTGATCAAAGGCCCCACATGTCGGttctaatgcatttattaATTTGAATACGCTGCTTCATAGAGAGGGATGACGAAAATGAGCAGTTTGTATATTCCAAAGCAAGAGCACCGCACAACACAAGAAGAAGCACGCCTGCTGCAACATTATTTCAAAAGATGAATGAACGTTGAATTCAATGCAGGAATTTGAAACTAATTTCGGGTTCGATGAATATAACCGAACCTGAATCtcgaaatggcaaacattgtgTAACGATTGTGTTTTTAGTTGCCAATGTTAGATATgtattaaataatgaataattgtaTACGCTTTTGTTACACggtaaacaatgtaaaaacatatttatttttctttccttctgtcTTTTCAATACAACCGTATCTCTTGAAcccatagaaaaaaataaatactgttTCGTGTCGTACTGAcgttgtagtttttttctgtgaacGCACACACCACCGTTTCTGATACGCAAGCACTTTCTACCATCGTTAATGAATGTTATCCGTGATTTGTTTCGGGTTTGCGAATATATTTCGGGAAGGTATCCATTTTCGTCCACCACACTGGTCATTCCTGGATGAATTCGTTTTTGATCCTGAAGAATATTACATCTTTTGAATGCAGTGCATCTCACTTTTGCCGATGCCGACGCATCGGAATGATTTTTGCACACTTTCGACTATTTAGCACTTATTTTCTCCAATATCTGAATCGCTACTGTTTCAGGAATTGTTGATAAAACGCAACAACTACACAAAtggctagaaaaaaaactaaataaatgtaatagtTTCTGTACCATTTCTGTGGGAACCGAACAACCAACGTATTCTACCATCAAAACAATAGTTGCGTTAGCGCACCAAACAGCCTACATAGATTAAACGCTTGAaatgtacatgtgtgtgtgagccgtaGAGCAAATGACATTTCAACTCGTCGTATATCGCTTGCTCTGTCGCTTGGGAGCTCACTGTGCAGAAATTTTTCGTAAATATTTCGTTTATACTGAAAAGTTGAACACTTCTATTTCACACGTGAACCCTCTGGGAACGGAAgtcatttcaaaacaaatagtaACGGCCATTAGAAACcgtttcgttttaaaatttttttacagttttattACGTGTACTTTACAATAATAGGTTATTTTGTATGCTAAATATATTAAGGCCAATATTTCGGATTGTTGCAAAAAACATAAGTCACTGATCATGATGAAATATGaattagtttttattgtttgtaccGGGTTGGTTCGGTTTCGCTAACACGCTATCAGAAGGCTAATAATGTCCTCAAGATGACGCGAGAAATTGAAGAATGAATTTCAATTCGTACCGTCTATATGCACTAATCTAGTGTAAGTAATGCCATGAGTTTTCTACGACATGCACGCTATGTGCAACGTCCTCGGCTACTACCCCTTTTTAAAGggttctctccttctctctctcgagTAGTTACAGACtatctaaaaaaatattgaagtaAGATAAAATTCTCCTTCATAAACGTGTCTCTCCTTCCTTCTCCCTGCGGCCACTGCACGTTTGGATGGCCGGCAGGAAACGTGCGATGCACACCAGACCATTGCCCGGCGCCAGTGGTCCGTTAGCTTTAAGTAACCCTCCATGAGGCATTGGCCTTGTTTGGCCGTTCTAACTGTCTTTCGAGCGAAGCAAAATGTGAATATATATCTATATCTCTGTGGAAAATATAATCTGATCATCAACAAGAAacataaacgaaacaaatccaTCCTTACGGCGGTCCGTGCTACTCATTCTCGCTACActcactacacacacacacacacacaccgatcgGTACTGTACTTCTGGTTGGCTTGGCCACTACAACACTACACAACAAACTCGTTCCCTTACACGTACACACGCGCCACATCGCATCGGTGGATAGAAACAATGTATAGCGTTAAATAGtcacaaaaatacacaagTTCATCCATCTCGTTTGAGCTGTAATAATTATCCTGTCACAAATATCCTTCTCGTTTCCCTGATACTGGCTGGCCAGAGCTCTTGCGTTCCATTAAGTGATGTGAATTCCAAGAAGTAAAGGTAATGAGACAGCAACCGCAAAAACGGagtcatttcctttttttttctttaatttgtaATTCTACTATTGATGCTGTGCGCCTTTCCTTAAACCATCAACCGACCACATGGTTCCATGCAAGTTCCTTCACTTCCTGTAAGTAATACTGATCACAGACTGTTGTAGACACgcatacgcacacatacacacacgcacacatacactcactcAGTTTCCatctttttgtgtttgatcAATCTGTCGAACAAGATCCTCTGCACTACCACCTCCGTATCCGGGTTCTTCGGGAAGACGGATCCAAAGGGTAGCGTTTCTTTTGATTTATGCCATTTAATCGAATTTCCTACGTTATTTCTAATAATTTCGTTACGTAAAGGAGAGgaaatatgtatatatgttTGACGTGGAAATTGTTGTCAATAGTTTTGATTCGGTGTTGTATCGAGCATTCCATTGCTATGCTGCTAGTGCTGGTAGttataatttgtaataaatataTGTTAGTTCTTGTTGCTTTAGGTCTTCTGTTTCATAAACCATGCTCGTTCATGGTGGAACAGAACACGTGGTAATGAATAGCatgaaatcaataaaattaagTCTTTATCGTCATTCAACGATCGTCCACTTTCaacgttaaaaaaacaactccaacAAAATGTAACGCTGAGCTGCAATTAAGCAGGAATGGGAGCCTGTTCGTAGAAATCGGGTTCATCTTCTGCACCTTCGTTCGGTTGACTACCGTCAAGCTGGAAGTTGAACcggaaaaaacattttactcaATACTAATGAACATTCTTGCTGATCGGTGATTACTTACCGCACGGAGCTCAAGCGGAGAGAAAACATTTTCTAGCTGCTTTCGAATCGGTACCATCAGAATCAGGAAGAAGGGGAATGCCAGCGAAAAGGGTGACGATTTGACGGCCCACAGCATGGCCAGAGCCAATACCTGTACGAAGGTAAACAGATGCATCTTCCATGTTGGAACTCGCCGTACGAATGGCACTTGTGGATGATGCTTTACCGGCATTAGATACAACCGCAATCTGAAAAGGGAATGCACCAGAAGTCAGTGAGTTAATTTGATTTTCGATCCTTTCATCCTCACTGTTACACGCACCGTTCAAAGAACTGAACTCCACTCATGGAAGCTATGCCCATGTACAAGAACACACCGAACAGAACTGACATCGGAATCAAGCGCAAGATCGGAGCCATCGTTACTGATAGACCCACCATAAGCGACACAAAGAAGCCAGAAATACGCTGCTCCTTCACGTCCGTAATGTGGGGCGAATCTCCTGGTGCATGTGTCCTGAGGAATGCGTCCAAAATagtgaaatataattaaatctCTGGTGCTCCACTTCGCAGAGACGTTTGCGATGTTCTCCTACCTCGACATAATGGTGACGGCTGACACATGCGTCACCGAACGGACGGTAGCTGCACAGTGCCACGGCATACCGAAGAATCCGCAGACCGTATTGAGGAAGCACAGCAACACAATGTCCATATGCAAACCGGAACCCTTCTTCAAACCACGCTCAGGTTTGTCCACAATCAGCTCAGAAATGTGTGTCTCCATGAAGATCAGAATATACACCAGCAGCGCGGGAATTCCTGCCACGAACGGTAACCATCCGGGGACGCCACCGAGCGGAATGATCCATCCACGGCGTGTTTCATCGCTCGGCGAGAGTCCCTCCGGTACGCTCAGCTTTTCCGTGAACACCTCCGGGATCATGTAGTCGAGCAGCACGAACAGAGCAATGGAGATCGGTACTCCAAAGTCACCAAGCGCACGTCGTGCGTTACGTCCCAGGAAGTGGGAGTTGCGGAACAACTTCAGGTAGTAGGCCAAAGAGAACGTACCGAGCGTCAGGATGGTGCAGAAGAGTGCCGTGTTGGGTCGATTTCGTGGCCCAACAGTGTCTTCCGGGATGAGCAGATTCTCGGAATCGGTAGCAATTCCCAACGTTTCGTTCACGACCGTCGTAAGGCTTTCGGCAAGCAACCCGACCGTAGTTGTACCATTGCTATCCTCCAGATACGGCATCGGCAGTGGTTGTGGTTCGGTCACATTCTTGTACACATACTCAGCCAGCAGCGGATGTCTGGCGTACACGGACACCAACTTCATAACGGTTTCGACGATGTAGATCAACGTGATGAGGGCCGAGAAGATTTCCTGTGTGAAGCGTGTGAACAATCGCACATACACACTACCTTCAAAGGCGGACACAACCAGCGCGATCACCGCCAGCCAACACCCGACGTATACGCGAACCGTCAGGAAGCTGAAGTTGTTCGAGATACAGAACTGATTCAGCGCCTCGTCGAACAACAGCAGCGGACCTGTCGTACCAATGATGACCAACGGTTGGCCGGAGAACAGATGGAACACTAGTCCCACCATCGATGCCGACACAAGCGTTTCCGAGATACCGATCAGGTTGTGCGTCTTATCGGAGGACAACCCGCCGAAGGTGATGGCGGTTGAGAGGGCCGCAAAGTACATGAAGACGGTTGCGGCCAGCGTCTCCGTGTTGAGACCATCCTTGATGTCACTCTTGTACATCGGGTACCGACGCTTAATGTCGTTTATCAAACCACCCCACAAACGGTTGGTCTTCTCGAGTGGATTCTTTGGCGGTTTCTTCCCATCGCCACCACCGTCACCACCGCTCGAAGCCAGCAGCTTCTTCTCCTCTTCGCTCGTCAACAATTGCGGCTGTTTGCTCTTGATCTTTTCGTCCAGTGCCTTCTTCTTGCGCAACCGGATCATATCACTTTTCGCTTTCAGCTCCTCGAACGGCAGCAATGCCTGGCGTTCCCATTTGCCCGGTGGCAGCACGATCGAATCGTCCAGAAACTCATTGATCGCGGATAGCAGTTCGCGCCGATCGTCCGCTTTGTAGGCAATGTCGTGGAAATGCTCGTTCGACATGAGTGTAGCGATCGATCGACCCACCTCGTGATAGTCCAGCTCGGTCTTTTGTGGACCAAGCAGGATGAAGAGGAAGCGCACCGGGATCGGCACTTCCGTAATAGATGGCATTGGAATACCTTCCGCTAGGCGCACGAACGCGATCGTTGGCTGCTTGAGAAAGTCAACCGCACCGACAAGTACGGTCGTCGCTTCGGCACCCTCGGGAATACGCTTCAGGATCGATTCCTTCTGCGTACGCATCTTGATGTCTTCCTGCGACGAGGTGTATGTTTCCTCGGTAATGTTGATTCTCGTCTCACCATGGCCACCGTGTCCATTGATTTCGTTTGCCGGAACAATACGCGGTTTCTTGTCATCGACACTctattgggtttttttttggtgatggaGAATGatgcagataaaaaaaagctcaagtTAGTGAATGTAAGTGATACATTGTGATACATAGAAtggaactaaaaacaaaaaagataaagaaaggTTTAATAATTCGTtgcaaaaacacaactaaaAGCATCAACAGTACAAAAGGGATCTTACGGTAAAAGTAACTCTTGAAGCGATCAAAGCATAACAAACACCATGCACAAACAATCGAACGTAAAGCACAATATAAACATGCACAACATATTCAAAAAcgataaactaaaaacataatggtGATGGTTAGAAAATATGTATGTTAGACAGCTAATGAAAATGCGGATTATTTGTGCAGTCTCTTTGTCTCTTAAAGTAAGTAGTTCAATATTCTGTTTTGTAAAGGAGAAGAGTTCAATTTAAAAGAAGAGAATAGCTACCCTAAAGTTGATGTATTCTATTTAAAAgcttaaatgattttttttaaacaattcaaatcaaacaaattcaaaaaataaatctttattactacaaaacataaaagaaaataagccTTCTATAAAATAAGGTTTAGTAATATACCAT
The DNA window shown above is from Anopheles funestus chromosome 3RL, idAnoFuneDA-416_04, whole genome shotgun sequence and carries:
- the LOC125770415 gene encoding anion exchange protein 2 isoform X6; translation: MLQDTTSSASNTSNKPTSAHSNESRKPVSSPPTTTPTSPISFSSKSETTETKPSTANNTTLADNTSNDFSETVHDEPVVDQGTVQGEQWDTSARRNVHFDKDNSKGTPIEGLPIEDTNEERRRRTEKLLQSKPVRSKRRHHPHKSRKFSLQEYHPEWRRQSGTEGGPTGRRISVQPEDATLQEADIDELTSHRSDDPRALRRHKVSAQSGSSLVNINRKDAPQLQHLLPSSKYKKMYDHSPHEVFVQLDELTGSGEEREWKETARWIKYEEDVEEGADRWGRPHVASLSFHSLLNLRRCLETGVVLMDLEEKDLPSVAYRVVEQMVIDELIHEDDKAVIMRALLLRHRHVNESSHGGFSFAPKRKYSSYTSLQSLSMRAEDGGNGEVIVGVRRLNSFVSPTQSYTLSPPSLHPNSVYGQSPNLSSRNQPSGGQPHAPSQHPAKDRHQRHTSNHGRCRRSGSQDSSSTATAAAASSAAAAASAAAAPVTLTTVTCAVGMRRNNSPLSLTVSVDDKKPRIVPANEINGHGGHGETRINITEETYTSSQEDIKMRTQKESILKRIPEGAEATTVLVGAVDFLKQPTIAFVRLAEGIPMPSITEVPIPVRFLFILLGPQKTELDYHEVGRSIATLMSNEHFHDIAYKADDRRELLSAINEFLDDSIVLPPGKWERQALLPFEELKAKSDMIRLRKKKALDEKIKSKQPQLLTSEEEKKLLASSGGDGGGDGKKPPKNPLEKTNRLWGGLINDIKRRYPMYKSDIKDGLNTETLAATVFMYFAALSTAITFGGLSSDKTHNLIGISETLVSASMVGLVFHLFSGQPLVIIGTTGPLLLFDEALNQFCISNNFSFLTVRVYVGCWLAVIALVVSAFEGSVYVRLFTRFTQEIFSALITLIYIVETVMKLVSVYARHPLLAEYVYKNVTEPQPLPMPYLEDSNGTTTVGLLAESLTTVVNETLGIATDSENLLIPEDTVGPRNRPNTALFCTILTLGTFSLAYYLKLFRNSHFLGRNARRALGDFGVPISIALFVLLDYMIPEVFTEKLSVPEGLSPSDETRRGWIIPLGGVPGWLPFVAGIPALLVYILIFMETHISELIVDKPERGLKKGSGLHMDIVLLCFLNTVCGFFGMPWHCAATVRSVTHVSAVTIMSRTHAPGDSPHITDVKEQRISGFFVSLMVGLSVTMAPILRLIPMSVLFGVFLYMGIASMSGVQFFERLRLYLMPVKHHPQVPFVRRVPTWKMHLFTFVQVLALAMLWAVKSSPFSLAFPFFLILMVPIRKQLENVFSPLELRALDGSQPNEGAEDEPDFYEQAPIPA
- the LOC125770415 gene encoding anion exchange protein 2 isoform X3; the protein is MNRLIAIAAADGSFRRSLSWSEREKYYMITSNDDPNEVHLDDEIERVFGTTAEKERFELNRLQDEVILDNSPLKYDEAPRVPDSADRQMLQDTTSSASNTSNKPTSAHSNESRKPVSSPPTTTPTSPISFSSKSETTETKPSTANNTTLADNTSNDFSETVHDEPVVDQGTVQGEQWDTSARRNVHFDKDNSKGTPIEGLPIEDTNEERRRRTERHHPHKSRKFSLQEYHPEWRRQSGTEGGPTGRRISVQPEDATLQEADIDELTSHRSDDPRALRRHKVSAQSGSSLVNINRKDAPQLQHLLPSSKYKKMYDHSPHEVFVQLDELTGSGEEREWKETARWIKYEEDVEEGADRWGRPHVASLSFHSLLNLRRCLETGVVLMDLEEKDLPSVAYRVVEQMVIDELIHEDDKAVIMRALLLRHRHVNESSHGGFSFAPKRKYSSYTSLQSLSMRAEDGGNGEVIVGVRRLNSFVSPTQSYTLSPPSLHPNSVYGQSPNLSSRNQPSGGQPHAPSQHPAKDRHQRHTSNHGRCRRSGSQDSSSTATAAAASSAAAAASAAAAPVTLTTVTCAVGMRRNNSPLSLTVSVDDKKPRIVPANEINGHGGHGETRINITEETYTSSQEDIKMRTQKESILKRIPEGAEATTVLVGAVDFLKQPTIAFVRLAEGIPMPSITEVPIPVRFLFILLGPQKTELDYHEVGRSIATLMSNEHFHDIAYKADDRRELLSAINEFLDDSIVLPPGKWERQALLPFEELKAKSDMIRLRKKKALDEKIKSKQPQLLTSEEEKKLLASSGGDGGGDGKKPPKNPLEKTNRLWGGLINDIKRRYPMYKSDIKDGLNTETLAATVFMYFAALSTAITFGGLSSDKTHNLIGISETLVSASMVGLVFHLFSGQPLVIIGTTGPLLLFDEALNQFCISNNFSFLTVRVYVGCWLAVIALVVSAFEGSVYVRLFTRFTQEIFSALITLIYIVETVMKLVSVYARHPLLAEYVYKNVTEPQPLPMPYLEDSNGTTTVGLLAESLTTVVNETLGIATDSENLLIPEDTVGPRNRPNTALFCTILTLGTFSLAYYLKLFRNSHFLGRNARRALGDFGVPISIALFVLLDYMIPEVFTEKLSVPEGLSPSDETRRGWIIPLGGVPGWLPFVAGIPALLVYILIFMETHISELIVDKPERGLKKGSGLHMDIVLLCFLNTVCGFFGMPWHCAATVRSVTHVSAVTIMSRTHAPGDSPHITDVKEQRISGFFVSLMVGLSVTMAPILRLIPMSVLFGVFLYMGIASMSGVQFFERLRLYLMPVKHHPQVPFVRRVPTWKMHLFTFVQVLALAMLWAVKSSPFSLAFPFFLILMVPIRKQLENVFSPLELRALDGSQPNEGAEDEPDFYEQAPIPA